GGACATGGCGTCCATGGTTTCCAAAAGGAATTTCAAATATTGATTTATCTGACAACAGAACAGCCTTCTATTTTGCCtaagagattttaaatgagCTTCCGCCCAGAGAAGATGGTGATGCTGTGGATTGTGTTCACATATGGCTTTTTCTGATGTCTGTGGATTGGAAGGTGAACTGTGTCCAGAGATGGAGGTGTTTCCGAGTTAATGCAGGTATTTCTATTACATTTTTAATGTCGAACACAAGCATCTCATTTTGGCCTCCAGCCTCGTCTCTTTCGCACTTTTGCACTCTTTTGAGATTCTTCCGCATTTTCTTATTCCGTCGATGATATTACATACTCTAGATGGTGGAATCTTCGAAGTCTTTGtaattttatgttgtgcaaaagGGTCCTGAAATTGATCCACAATTTATTGTTTGGCACAGTTTGTTGCAAATTGGTGAATATCTGCCCATTTTTACATCTGACAGGCTTTGCTCCTCTGAAATGCTGATTATGCACCTGGCCATGTTACTGGCCTAACGCCAGTTAACATAATTAGTTGTCAAATACTCCCATCAGTTATTTGTCTAGCCTTTTGTGGGCTCTTTTCCAACTTTTCCTTTAGATTTTCAGAAAAATGTAGGTCTGTCATGTGTTTCAGCATAATTATAATAGGTTTATGGGGTTAAAATCCTTTTTCaattatagatagatagatagatagatagatagatagatagatagatagatagatagatagatagatagatagatagatagatgtatttattgtacccttgggtaaattaGGTTTACAGTGAGTGCTTCCTCATACAATctaaaaccatacactcaacaacagaggataagataaagtgacgacagtgctttggctaaaagaacaaagaacaagcacggccccaagataagaatcaagataagttaaaacaccagtagataaaaacagtaaaatattCAAACCAAGCCAAAGGATAAAATGACCTGGTGGAGAGTTGTAATACCTGATGAGCCACCAGCCATTGTTGGACTGCTGCAGGACCTCCACCGCCACACCGATGTTTACACTTATCTCATCGTCTTTGGTGGACTTATAGCTCTTGACTGCGGTGTACATCATTCCTGCGGGTATCAAAAATACCTTTTTAAGAATAATAACATGACTTCTTGACGTTCAGTTCATCAAGTAAAAATGTAAAGATGCAAACGTTCTAATACTTCAGTGTGTTGTTGTGCATGTAAGAGTGTGGCTACCTCTTTCTGGGGTCCCATCCAtctcatcttcatcctcatcatcctcgAGCTTCTCCAGGTAAGGTGCAGGGAACCAGGCCATCCGCCTGTCCTCCTTTTCTACCAGCCACCAGCCTGAACAGACACAGCCCTTCATTAAACTGATCCCTGAATACATGGAGACATAAAGACAATCAACTGGACACCAGTTTGCTGACCTGCTTTGTCTTTGATGAGAACATCCACTTTTTCATCCACAGCCACTTTGAAAGGTTTGTTCTTGGTGTCTTTGGTTTCGTATGGGGCCACGCATCTGTATGTCTCTGTGACAAACGGATGGGTGACGTTCCCGCTGTTTCCGTGCCCTCCGCTGCTCTTGAGCTCATCGTCTGAGGGCATGATCATGATACTGAGGTGAACAGAGACCAGGAGAACACGTGTTAAACATCAGCACGCATTCATCTTCTGCTTGTGTTCAATTTGCGGTCAGGGGGATGCAATTTTAACGGCTTTTGTTTAAGTTTCATAGATTCTGGCTGCTTTCCAACCAGTTTAGTATATTGTTCTACTTGCAGACTTCCCGGATCTAAATACCAatcatatttacattttttttttttggtcttgagAATCCTGGAGGGAGTGTTGATGTGGACACAAATGGGTATCAGGTTTTTACATTTGTCTAGGATATTTTCAGTGCAGAtcatattttcagtttttggtTAATCAGGAATAAATACCGATCAATCATCTCTGCTCTCTTCACCTTAGGCCTTTAATCATCTGTTTCATGTGCAGAGGatgctttatttatttgaaatacCGGCTCACCTGTTCTTGGTGAAATCTGGCTCCAGCTCCTGGACTTTAGGGTGGAAGAACTTGATGAGGTCTGCAGACTGAGGGACACGTGGATCGCTGCTCAGGAGTTCATTACAATATTTCTGTAAAAACTTGAGGCGCACCAGTGCCTTGGCAGTTCCCTTCCCACGGCTCTTCCGCCTCATCTTGTTGGCTGAAATCCATAGGACAGGTATAGTTTAATCCCAGCGGTGGAGAACTGGAATCATTAGATTCACATCTAGTGAATAAAATTACCTTGAAATTTAGGGAGGATTCTGTCTTCTGACTTTTTCATTCTACTTGCAGATGGGAaaattttctttatttgtttctgaaaaaccaaaaaccaaaaattAATGTACTGACAgctgggggtgtaacggtacacacatTCGTAACGAATTGTCGGTACGGTGCAGATATGTACCGAATATAATGTTTAACAGTAGCTAGTAAACAGACATGTTTTACGCGCACGGCATACTTCGAATCCAACTTCCCATACGGACATCTTAAGTAGTGGACTGGAAGTTTGTAGTCAGCATAGAAACATACAGATATATAGGTCTCTCTGTTATTGATCATTTAAtttacacatgcacaaacaggTGTTAAATACAGAGAATTCTGACTCTAaatatgccccccccccccaattttAAATGATTCATTTTTATAAGAAAATGTGTAAATGTATAAACCGTTGTTTGCAaaagttgaaaatgaaatgaagagcaatttttttccccttactgtACTGAAAATTAACCGAACCTTGACCACAAAACCGAGGTTCCTACCGAACCGTGATTTGTGTGTTCCTACTGGTCCTTAGCACAAGAAAAAGTAGTTTATACTCACGTGCATTATCCTGAATTCCTTGAAACTTCTGTAAACTAAAATCTCGTTCTGGTCCGACCAAAGCACTGAGCAAATGTACATCTGGAAGAGGTAAATGCAtagatcattaaaaaaaaaaaaaagtctcattcacttacagtaaataaaaaaggctaaaaaaaactTACTTTGCTTTTCCCCTTATGCAGCACTCCAACTAAACTGACACTAATGGGATAACGCTCGGCTTCCATGTTGACAGGTCAGGAAAAGACGTCCTGAACGGTCCAGGTTTGTTCTGCACCGCAGTCCTCTCCGTCTCTCCCTCTTATGTGGGACTGTAGTTTACAAGCGTCTGCAGATGTATTTCTATTTCCTCCGTCAGGGACAGGCGTGGCTGTGCACCTCATGTAGATAGTTACAGGCGGAAAATCTGTGATTGTTACACGAGAAGGAATTCTCACATTGTTACACGTCAACCCTGTCACTGTGACTCATCCCAGCCTTATTTACGAAATTGAAGACTGATGGATTGGATTTCAAGGGTCATGACCCAGGAAAACATTCATCTGGCTTTGTCTCGTTCAGAaatctgg
This window of the Cololabis saira isolate AMF1-May2022 chromosome 21, fColSai1.1, whole genome shotgun sequence genome carries:
- the noxo1a gene encoding NADPH oxidase organizer 1a, whose product is MEAERYPISVSLVGVLHKGKSKMYICSVLWSDQNEILVYRSFKEFRIMHKQIKKIFPSASRMKKSEDRILPKFQANKMRRKSRGKGTAKALVRLKFLQKYCNELLSSDPRVPQSADLIKFFHPKVQELEPDFTKNSIMIMPSDDELKSSGGHGNSGNVTHPFVTETYRCVAPYETKDTKNKPFKVAVDEKVDVLIKDKAGWWLVEKEDRRMAWFPAPYLEKLEDDEDEDEMDGTPERGMMYTAVKSYKSTKDDEISVNIGVAVEVLQQSNNGWWLIRHGGKVGYIPSMYLKPCSYPHIRRTSQHQDLLSSSTLNLPSLSLQEQSHHSRSQGNLLEIRPVRSSSLIPLDAEKIRRFRSWNELSEQPHARPAGSTADSMTTKPAPVQQGPPPAIMVEMDEEDSGRNLTADSGDSFGSDSISDEFSSSDTGSSLNLTASEDGLRLSRTPPPKAVDHLSPTSYQEGRLLPSVSDPNLYKGPKTPTVPPRPRPQDILARCGTVTRKKAARRAQSPTKTEISSH